In Streptomyces longhuiensis, the following proteins share a genomic window:
- a CDS encoding glycoside hydrolase family 12 protein, whose translation MERDTTAPTARRSLRRRTLLGSVLAGGALLALATSPAQAAIWSSSDQWGNYTTSDGYTLYNNIWGSGAGAQTIWANSASNWGVWADHPNTGGIKSYPNAKKVVNKSISALSSLTSGYNVTVPSSGAYNTSYDIWDSDYGHEVMLWVNHNGAVGPLGTSQGDVTLGGHTWTVYKGNNGANEVYSFLRTSDSTSGTVNILPILKWIKDTKGWWGDETIGDVQFGYEITSSAGGLDFTTNSFNVSSG comes from the coding sequence ATGGAAAGGGACACCACGGCACCCACAGCAAGACGCTCACTGCGCCGCCGCACGCTCCTCGGCTCCGTCCTCGCGGGCGGCGCACTGCTCGCCCTCGCCACCTCCCCCGCACAGGCGGCGATCTGGTCCTCCTCCGACCAGTGGGGCAACTACACCACCTCGGACGGCTACACCCTTTACAACAACATCTGGGGCTCGGGCGCGGGTGCACAGACGATCTGGGCCAACTCCGCGTCGAACTGGGGCGTTTGGGCCGACCACCCCAACACGGGCGGCATCAAGTCCTACCCGAACGCGAAGAAGGTCGTGAACAAATCGATCAGTGCCCTGTCCTCTCTCACCAGCGGCTACAACGTCACCGTGCCGTCGTCCGGCGCGTACAACACGTCGTACGACATCTGGGACAGCGACTACGGCCATGAGGTCATGCTCTGGGTCAACCACAACGGAGCCGTAGGCCCGCTCGGGACCTCCCAAGGCGATGTCACCCTGGGTGGGCACACCTGGACCGTCTACAAGGGCAACAACGGAGCCAACGAGGTCTACTCGTTCCTTCGTACCTCGGACTCGACCTCCGGCACGGTGAACATCCTGCCGATCCTCAAGTGGATCAAGGACACCAAGGGCTGGTGGGGCGACGAGACCATCGGTGACGTGCAGTTCGGCTACGAGATCACGTCGTCGGCCGGCGGTCTCGACTTCACCACCAACAGCTTCAACGTCTCCAGCGGCTGA
- a CDS encoding LLM class flavin-dependent oxidoreductase, with translation MSPQFLWYIPNTVQPGHRGDDTTSGWGSIEYSTELARTAEDHGWGGALLGTGWGRPDTFTLATALAARTTTFKPLVAVRPGYWQPANFASAAATLDQLSRGRVLVNIVSGLDSPAAYGDTTVDPASRYARTREFLHLVRRLWTEENVTFNGEYFQVTGSTVSPPPYVTGERTHPTLYFGGASEAAERVSAAEADVQLFWGEPLEGIAERIARLKGLSEQVGRRHESLEYGLRITTVVRDTTEEAWRAAEEKVAKMAAEAGEIGTWMGNRRTAVGQRRLLDLAERGEVLDTCLYTAPGRFGGGGAATTWLVGSPDDVAAALNAYRALGITHFVLSDTPYKEETRRIGDQLLPRLREDRVVGAAPSL, from the coding sequence ATGAGCCCGCAATTCCTCTGGTACATCCCCAACACCGTCCAGCCGGGACACCGCGGTGACGACACGACATCCGGCTGGGGATCCATCGAGTACTCGACCGAGCTCGCCCGCACGGCAGAGGACCACGGCTGGGGCGGCGCCTTGCTCGGCACCGGGTGGGGACGCCCGGACACGTTCACCCTCGCCACCGCCCTGGCCGCGCGCACCACCACGTTCAAGCCTTTGGTCGCCGTCCGTCCCGGCTACTGGCAACCCGCGAACTTCGCCAGCGCCGCCGCCACCCTCGACCAGCTCAGCCGCGGCCGCGTCCTGGTCAACATCGTCAGCGGCCTCGACAGTCCGGCCGCCTACGGCGACACCACCGTCGACCCCGCCTCACGCTACGCCCGCACACGAGAGTTCCTGCATCTCGTACGGCGCCTGTGGACCGAGGAGAACGTGACGTTCAACGGTGAGTACTTCCAGGTCACCGGCTCCACGGTGAGCCCGCCTCCGTACGTCACCGGCGAGCGGACCCATCCGACCCTCTACTTCGGCGGCGCGTCCGAGGCCGCCGAACGCGTCTCGGCGGCCGAGGCCGACGTCCAGCTCTTCTGGGGTGAACCGCTGGAGGGAATCGCCGAACGCATCGCCAGGCTCAAGGGCTTGAGTGAGCAGGTGGGACGCCGGCATGAGTCACTGGAGTACGGACTGCGGATCACCACCGTCGTCCGTGACACCACCGAGGAGGCGTGGCGCGCGGCGGAGGAGAAGGTCGCGAAGATGGCGGCCGAGGCCGGCGAGATCGGCACGTGGATGGGTAACCGCAGGACAGCGGTCGGCCAGCGCCGGCTCCTCGACCTCGCCGAGCGCGGAGAGGTCCTCGACACCTGCCTCTACACCGCCCCCGGCCGGTTCGGCGGCGGGGGAGCGGCGACGACCTGGCTCGTCGGCTCCCCCGACGACGTGGCCGCCGCACTCAACGCCTACCGTGCGCTGGGCATCACGCACTTCGTGCTGTCCGACACCCCCTACAAGGAGGAGACCCGCCGGATCGGCGACCAACTGCTGCCCAGGTTGCGGGAGGACCGGGTCGTGGGTGCTGCGCCTTCACTTTGA
- a CDS encoding ABC transporter ATP-binding protein, translated as MAADTGGLTVTGGPTATEDRTTVRIDHLVRTLGGRRVLDDLELAIAPGEFVALLGHSGSGKSTLLRALARLDHDVTGSGELTAPDDVSVVFQDARLLPWKRLLDNVVLGLSGPDAEDRGRTALAEVGLEGRELAWPVELSGGEQQRVSLARSLVREPQLLLADEPFGALDALTRIRMHTLLRQLCERHRPAVLLVTHDVDEAIALADRVAVLEEGRIAVDIPVELPSPRRHGTPQYAALRDRLLARLGVEATR; from the coding sequence ATGGCGGCGGACACTGGCGGGCTGACCGTCACCGGCGGCCCGACCGCGACCGAGGACCGCACGACGGTCCGCATCGACCATCTGGTGCGCACCCTTGGTGGGCGCCGCGTGCTCGACGACCTCGAACTCGCCATCGCGCCAGGGGAGTTCGTGGCGCTGCTCGGGCACAGTGGATCGGGCAAGAGCACGCTGCTGCGGGCGCTCGCCCGCCTCGACCACGACGTGACGGGCAGCGGCGAGCTGACCGCCCCTGACGACGTGTCGGTGGTCTTCCAGGACGCACGGCTGCTGCCGTGGAAGCGGCTCCTCGACAACGTCGTCCTCGGCCTGTCCGGCCCGGACGCCGAGGACAGGGGGCGCACCGCCCTCGCCGAGGTCGGCCTCGAGGGCCGGGAGCTGGCCTGGCCCGTAGAGCTGTCCGGCGGCGAACAGCAACGCGTGTCCCTCGCCCGGTCCCTCGTCCGCGAACCCCAACTCCTGCTCGCGGACGAACCGTTCGGTGCCCTCGACGCCCTCACCCGCATCCGGATGCACACGCTGTTGCGGCAGCTGTGCGAGCGGCACCGGCCCGCCGTGCTGCTGGTGACCCACGACGTCGACGAGGCCATCGCCCTGGCCGACCGGGTGGCCGTCCTCGAAGAGGGCCGGATCGCGGTCGACATCCCGGTGGAACTCCCGTCGCCACGTCGCCACGGCACACCCCAATACGCCGCTTTGCGGGATCGCCTGCTCGCACGCCTCGGCGTGGAGGCGACCCGTTGA
- a CDS encoding LacI family DNA-binding transcriptional regulator yields the protein MVTLAEVARHAGVSASTVSYVLSGKRSISAATRERVESSVRKLGYHPNAGARALASSKANIIALMVPLRTDMYVPVMMEIAMAVATAARSHGYDILLLTGEEGAEAVRRIEGSALADAMIVMDVELDDERLPLLRAANRPAVLIGLPSDTAGLNCVDLDFAAAGAVCAEHLAELGHREIAVIGEAAAVYERHTGFAERTLAGLRERSAELGLRLLHRPCEGSYASVSATLSRVFDERPGTTAFVVQNEAATDPLLALLRQSGRAVPEDVSVVAVCPEQVAAHASVPLTSVAVPAQEMGRRAVEQVIAKIEGRGSDEEVVLLAPELTVRESAAQAPAGA from the coding sequence ATGGTCACGCTCGCAGAGGTAGCCCGGCACGCCGGAGTCTCCGCCAGCACCGTGAGCTACGTCCTCAGCGGCAAGCGGTCCATCTCCGCGGCCACCCGCGAGCGCGTCGAGAGCAGCGTCCGCAAGCTGGGGTACCACCCGAACGCGGGAGCCCGGGCGCTGGCCAGCAGCAAGGCGAACATCATCGCCCTGATGGTGCCGCTGCGCACCGACATGTACGTGCCGGTGATGATGGAGATCGCCATGGCCGTCGCCACCGCCGCCCGCAGCCATGGCTACGACATCCTGCTGCTCACCGGCGAGGAGGGTGCCGAGGCGGTGCGCCGCATAGAGGGCAGCGCGCTCGCCGACGCCATGATCGTGATGGACGTCGAGCTGGACGACGAGCGGCTGCCGCTCCTGCGTGCCGCGAACCGGCCCGCCGTCCTCATCGGTTTGCCGTCCGACACCGCCGGACTGAATTGTGTGGACCTCGACTTCGCCGCCGCCGGTGCGGTGTGCGCCGAGCACCTCGCCGAACTCGGGCACCGTGAGATCGCGGTCATCGGCGAGGCCGCCGCCGTGTACGAGCGGCACACCGGATTCGCCGAGCGCACCCTGGCGGGCCTGCGGGAGCGCAGCGCCGAGCTGGGCCTGCGACTGCTCCACCGCCCCTGCGAAGGCAGCTACGCCTCGGTCTCCGCAACGTTGTCGCGGGTCTTCGACGAGCGCCCCGGCACGACCGCCTTCGTCGTGCAGAACGAGGCGGCCACCGACCCGCTGCTCGCCCTGCTTCGCCAGTCGGGCCGCGCCGTCCCCGAGGACGTCTCCGTCGTCGCCGTCTGCCCGGAACAGGTCGCCGCGCACGCGTCGGTGCCGCTCACCTCGGTCGCGGTGCCCGCGCAGGAGATGGGGCGGCGCGCCGTGGAGCAGGTCATCGCGAAAATCGAGGGGCGTGGCTCGGACGAGGAAGTCGTGCTGCTGGCACCGGAGTTGACGGTGCGCGAGAGCGCGGCCCAGGCGCCCGCCGGAGCCTGA
- a CDS encoding MFS transporter gives MLPGEDRAARRTLLVCLAAGATTLLDQAVLNIAVPSMRQSLGAGAGDVQWIVAGYSLAFGLALVPGGSLGDAYGRKRFFLLGVAAFLLAGTAAATGRGPGTLIAARLVQGAAAGLVNSQVIGTVQDVFHGQDRGRALGLYAVTAGVAAALGPPLGGALVATLGPELGWRCCLLLSAPCAILTVTLAARWLPPPRRTARDPRLDILGLALACACTLTLMVPFIRTPGSGGEALLWAAAVAALAVTLIGQQRQRVRRGRRPLLHPALRTSKPYLLGTAVAMAQFGASLASSLVLTVFLQEGLGLSALCTAAVTLPSALAMGVASALAWRVVRRIGPRTVTLGLSLGIGAALSGSAIALSVPAAALPLACAGVQLLTGAAAGFTVSPNQTQVLRHAPAEAAGVAGGILQMAQRISAAVCLSAVSAVYLRSATTPPEGSGPRSAYALASCVCAGLLAVALVLSRLRTPVPERQPARPMTEAANGPAAREPATPQNHLSPDTGTARFPAAPPEPDRRSDAS, from the coding sequence ATGCTCCCGGGAGAAGACCGCGCCGCCCGGCGCACCCTGCTCGTCTGCCTGGCCGCGGGCGCGACGACTCTGCTGGACCAGGCAGTCCTGAACATCGCCGTGCCGAGCATGCGGCAGTCGCTCGGGGCCGGCGCCGGGGACGTGCAGTGGATCGTGGCCGGATACTCGCTGGCCTTCGGTCTGGCACTCGTTCCGGGCGGCAGCCTCGGTGACGCGTACGGGCGCAAGCGGTTCTTCCTCCTGGGCGTGGCCGCCTTCCTCCTCGCGGGGACGGCGGCCGCGACCGGCCGCGGGCCGGGCACACTGATCGCCGCCCGCCTGGTGCAGGGAGCCGCGGCGGGGCTCGTCAACTCCCAGGTGATCGGCACCGTTCAGGACGTCTTCCACGGCCAGGACCGGGGCCGCGCCCTGGGCCTGTACGCGGTGACGGCCGGCGTGGCCGCGGCCCTGGGCCCACCACTCGGCGGCGCGCTCGTCGCGACCCTCGGCCCCGAACTGGGGTGGCGCTGCTGCCTCTTGCTCAGCGCGCCGTGCGCGATCCTCACGGTGACCCTGGCGGCGCGGTGGCTGCCGCCACCCCGGCGCACCGCTCGCGACCCTCGCCTCGACATCCTCGGACTCGCCCTGGCGTGCGCCTGCACGCTGACCTTGATGGTGCCGTTCATCCGCACACCGGGCAGCGGGGGAGAGGCACTCCTGTGGGCGGCCGCGGTGGCAGCTCTCGCGGTCACCCTGATTGGGCAACAGCGACAGCGCGTGCGACGCGGACGCCGGCCTCTGCTGCACCCCGCCCTCAGGACGTCAAAACCGTACCTGCTGGGCACCGCGGTCGCGATGGCCCAGTTCGGCGCCTCACTCGCCTCGTCGCTGGTGCTCACCGTCTTCCTCCAGGAAGGACTCGGCCTGTCCGCCCTGTGCACCGCGGCCGTCACCCTCCCCTCGGCGCTCGCGATGGGCGTCGCCTCCGCGCTCGCGTGGCGAGTGGTACGCCGCATCGGCCCGCGTACGGTGACCCTGGGCCTCAGCCTGGGCATCGGCGCCGCCTTGTCCGGGAGCGCCATCGCGCTCAGCGTGCCTGCGGCAGCGCTCCCCTTGGCCTGCGCCGGGGTGCAGTTACTGACCGGCGCCGCCGCGGGGTTCACGGTCTCGCCGAACCAGACCCAGGTCCTGCGCCACGCTCCGGCCGAAGCGGCGGGGGTGGCCGGCGGCATCCTGCAGATGGCGCAGCGCATCTCGGCGGCGGTCTGCCTGAGCGCGGTCTCCGCGGTCTATCTGCGCTCCGCCACGACGCCGCCGGAAGGCAGCGGCCCCCGATCCGCGTACGCCCTCGCTTCGTGTGTCTGTGCAGGCCTGCTCGCGGTGGCCCTGGTGCTGTCACGCCTGCGCACTCCCGTGCCCGAACGACAACCCGCACGCCCGATGACCGAGGCGGCGAACGGCCCCGCCGCACGCGAACCCGCCACACCCCAGAACCACTTGTCCCCGGATACCGGCACCGCCCGATTCCCCGCTGCCCCACCCGAGCCCGACCGACGATCGGACGCATCATGA
- a CDS encoding universal stress protein has translation MGNLVVVGVDGSPSSLAAVEVAAREARWRRAELRVVYALWPVITPGPEPTAAAPFGPPEGVLPDEVESALTEALHRAASVAPQVEINHDAVAGEALTVLEAQSRDADLVVIGSRGRGGFVGMLMGSTAVYLTAHGHCPVMVVRGEPDAAGPIVLGVDGSRAGEEAVDFAFAEAALRGAEIVALHAWTPDNVPLPLAPPQLADVPQAGAVAESEERLLAQALAGRQEKYPQVPVKHELVLGVTHEALIEASRTAQLVVVGARGRGGFTGLLLGSVSQALLQQAHCPVTVVRGKE, from the coding sequence GTGGGCAACCTGGTCGTCGTGGGGGTGGATGGTTCGCCGTCCAGCCTCGCAGCGGTGGAGGTGGCGGCTCGAGAAGCGCGATGGCGGCGTGCCGAGCTTCGAGTCGTGTATGCCCTCTGGCCAGTGATCACGCCCGGGCCCGAGCCGACGGCTGCTGCGCCCTTCGGCCCACCCGAGGGAGTGTTGCCGGACGAGGTCGAGAGCGCGCTGACCGAGGCGCTGCATCGTGCCGCCAGCGTGGCACCTCAGGTGGAGATCAACCATGATGCGGTGGCGGGTGAGGCACTGACGGTGCTGGAGGCTCAGTCCCGAGATGCGGATCTGGTGGTCATCGGATCCCGGGGCAGGGGAGGCTTCGTCGGGATGCTGATGGGATCGACGGCGGTGTACCTGACTGCCCACGGCCACTGCCCAGTGATGGTGGTGCGAGGGGAACCGGACGCCGCCGGGCCGATCGTGCTGGGCGTCGACGGGTCGCGGGCCGGCGAGGAAGCGGTCGATTTCGCGTTCGCCGAGGCCGCGCTGAGGGGCGCTGAAATCGTCGCCCTGCACGCATGGACGCCGGACAATGTGCCCCTGCCGCTGGCTCCGCCGCAGTTGGCGGACGTGCCCCAGGCGGGCGCGGTCGCCGAGAGTGAGGAACGTCTGTTGGCCCAGGCACTCGCGGGTCGTCAGGAGAAGTATCCGCAGGTCCCGGTCAAGCACGAACTGGTGCTCGGCGTGACCCATGAGGCGTTGATCGAGGCGAGCAGGACCGCCCAGCTCGTGGTCGTCGGGGCCAGGGGGCGGGGTGGCTTCACCGGGTTGCTCCTGGGGTCGGTCAGCCAGGCACTGCTGCAACAGGCTCACTGTCCTGTCACCGTCGTCCGCGGCAAGGAGTGA
- a CDS encoding ABC transporter substrate-binding protein, translating to MPISLRVGSMAAVAASLLLTSCANTAQSTVASENVAAKKIPAKVSADTSITVGAPDFKVALELSGQMDKLPFKVKWANISGGPQCSEAFRAKALDICSAAEIPSINAHWTGLDTKLVAAKFRKDPIANPIYELGIAPGAHIKSLADLRGKKIAYSPGQAQGALVLRILKKAHLTQQDVELVELASTGDVYPTALGNRQVDAAPIADVNIKRYLTKYGRDGGTTIRHGLRDDPGHLWALTDSVSNAQKSAAVRELIKFWARAQVWIDEHPKEWIDGYYVKDQGLSRADGEYLVKRSGHPDFPADWTGAIERQQQTVDLLAKEQKRKDFDAGILFDRRYERVAADATAGEGKTP from the coding sequence ATGCCCATATCCCTGCGCGTCGGCTCGATGGCCGCCGTCGCTGCGTCCCTCTTGCTGACCTCGTGCGCAAACACCGCACAGTCCACGGTGGCCAGTGAGAATGTCGCGGCGAAGAAGATCCCGGCAAAGGTGTCCGCGGACACCTCGATCACCGTGGGTGCGCCCGACTTCAAGGTCGCACTCGAACTGTCGGGGCAGATGGACAAACTGCCTTTCAAAGTGAAGTGGGCCAATATCAGCGGCGGTCCGCAGTGCTCCGAAGCGTTTCGGGCCAAGGCGCTCGACATCTGCTCGGCCGCGGAGATTCCGTCGATCAACGCCCACTGGACGGGCCTGGACACCAAGCTCGTGGCGGCGAAGTTCCGCAAGGACCCGATCGCGAACCCGATCTACGAGCTGGGGATCGCGCCGGGCGCACACATCAAGTCCCTCGCGGACCTGCGGGGGAAGAAGATCGCCTACAGCCCCGGGCAGGCGCAGGGGGCGCTCGTGCTGCGGATCCTGAAGAAGGCCCATCTCACCCAGCAGGACGTCGAACTCGTCGAACTGGCCAGCACCGGTGACGTCTATCCCACGGCCCTGGGGAACCGTCAGGTGGACGCCGCGCCCATCGCCGACGTCAACATCAAGCGCTATCTGACGAAATACGGCAGGGACGGCGGAACGACCATCCGGCACGGTCTCCGCGACGACCCGGGGCACTTGTGGGCGCTCACCGATTCCGTGAGCAACGCGCAGAAGTCCGCCGCCGTGCGAGAGCTCATCAAGTTCTGGGCGCGAGCGCAGGTCTGGATCGACGAACACCCGAAGGAATGGATCGACGGCTATTACGTCAAGGACCAGGGCCTGAGCCGCGCGGACGGCGAGTACCTCGTCAAAAGGTCCGGTCACCCGGACTTCCCGGCGGACTGGACGGGCGCCATCGAGCGCCAGCAGCAGACCGTCGACCTGTTGGCCAAAGAGCAGAAACGCAAGGACTTCGACGCGGGGATCCTCTTCGACCGCCGATATGAACGCGTCGCGGCCGACGCGACAGCCGGTGAAGGGAAGACGCCATGA
- a CDS encoding TauD/TfdA dioxygenase family protein produces the protein MTTVAPFDIVRTGPRFGAEITGIDLTAPVDDTTADALRQAFRDHKVLVFRGQHLTPDQHVAAVRVFATPFDHPTATKDPANPLVYPYNVRQTGKASTWHIGGLWRDPVFAIESLTYEVVPELGGHTLWADLQAAYDDLSEPFKELLESVSAVYDGNAENYAQGSRKTASGPAIEHPVVLTHPATGRKGLFISTSATGLTGVTPAESKVLLDHLLRHASSPNYTIRFGWQPGDFVLWDNRATWHYAVDDYGDGARVYRKVIGVEPEAGLVPEARS, from the coding sequence ATGACCACCGTCGCCCCTTTCGACATCGTCAGGACAGGACCGCGCTTCGGCGCGGAGATCACGGGCATCGACCTGACCGCCCCCGTCGACGACACCACCGCCGACGCACTGCGGCAGGCATTCAGGGACCACAAGGTGCTGGTGTTCCGCGGCCAGCATCTGACACCTGATCAGCATGTGGCCGCCGTACGGGTTTTCGCCACGCCCTTCGACCACCCGACGGCCACGAAGGACCCGGCCAATCCGCTCGTCTACCCGTACAACGTGCGGCAGACCGGCAAGGCCAGCACCTGGCACATCGGCGGTCTGTGGCGCGACCCGGTCTTCGCGATCGAGTCGCTGACGTACGAGGTGGTGCCCGAGCTGGGCGGCCACACGCTGTGGGCCGATCTGCAGGCCGCGTACGACGACTTGTCGGAGCCGTTCAAGGAACTCCTGGAGTCTGTGAGCGCGGTGTACGACGGCAACGCGGAGAACTACGCGCAGGGCAGTAGGAAGACCGCGAGCGGACCGGCGATCGAGCATCCCGTCGTCCTGACGCACCCAGCCACCGGGCGCAAGGGCCTGTTCATCAGCACCTCGGCGACCGGCCTCACCGGCGTGACCCCCGCCGAGAGCAAGGTCCTGCTCGACCACCTTCTGCGGCACGCCTCTTCGCCGAACTACACGATCCGCTTCGGCTGGCAGCCCGGTGACTTCGTCCTCTGGGACAACCGCGCCACCTGGCACTACGCCGTCGACGACTACGGCGACGGGGCCCGCGTCTATCGCAAGGTGATCGGCGTGGAGCCGGAGGCGGGCCTCGTGCCGGAGGCGCGTTCCTGA
- a CDS encoding ABC transporter permease: MSSTAFDERVAAATATNAAAGPVPRTRVRVRKKLGPGRPIPYGWALGPLLLLAVWAAGSGVGLIDARSLPAPWTIAATAGDLIADGRLQSNFATSAQRALLGLVFGTGAGLLLALVSGLSRLGEGLVDGPVQIKRAIPSLALIPLLVLWFGIGETMKVITIALGVFVPIYIHTHNGLRTIDNRYAELAETVRLSRVKFVRHVVLPGALPGFLLGLRFGVTAAWLALVVVEQVNATSGIGYMMELARTYGQTDVIIVGLVVYGLLGLVSDALVRLVERRTLSWRRTLAG, encoded by the coding sequence ATGAGCAGCACGGCTTTCGACGAAAGGGTGGCGGCCGCGACCGCGACGAACGCAGCCGCGGGCCCGGTTCCGCGTACCCGCGTACGAGTGCGCAAGAAGCTCGGGCCGGGCAGGCCCATCCCGTACGGCTGGGCGCTGGGACCCCTGCTGCTCCTGGCGGTGTGGGCGGCCGGCTCCGGCGTGGGGCTCATCGACGCGCGCAGTCTGCCTGCCCCCTGGACCATCGCCGCTACCGCGGGCGATCTCATCGCCGACGGCAGACTGCAGTCCAACTTCGCGACCTCCGCCCAACGCGCCCTGCTCGGCCTGGTCTTCGGGACAGGCGCGGGTCTGCTGCTCGCGCTCGTCTCCGGCCTGAGCCGGCTCGGTGAAGGGCTCGTCGACGGACCGGTGCAGATCAAGCGGGCGATCCCCTCGCTCGCACTGATCCCTCTTCTCGTCCTCTGGTTCGGCATCGGCGAGACGATGAAGGTCATCACGATCGCGCTCGGCGTCTTCGTCCCGATCTACATCCACACCCACAACGGACTGCGCACCATCGACAACCGCTACGCCGAACTCGCGGAGACGGTGCGCCTCAGCAGGGTCAAGTTCGTCCGCCATGTCGTCCTGCCGGGGGCCCTGCCCGGATTCCTGCTGGGACTGCGGTTCGGGGTGACCGCCGCCTGGCTGGCGCTGGTCGTCGTCGAGCAGGTCAACGCCACCAGCGGCATCGGCTACATGATGGAGCTCGCGCGGACCTACGGACAGACCGACGTCATCATCGTCGGCCTCGTCGTCTACGGACTCCTCGGGCTCGTCTCCGACGCCCTAGTGCGGCTCGTGGAGAGGAGGACCCTGTCATGGCGGCGGACACTGGCGGGCTGA
- a CDS encoding DUF7144 family membrane protein, with protein sequence MAAMPNKGPRNTESPDSSGAITGASLFACVALLVSGPLSILMGASGIAGDTVFAASRYTYRFDLTAWGWLHLLLGVALVVAGLGVAAGQSWGRGAGIAVAAISLITQFMFIPYYPAWSITIMALDLLIVWSLTRSSPTTGTGR encoded by the coding sequence ATGGCAGCAATGCCCAACAAGGGTCCAAGAAACACGGAGAGCCCCGACAGCAGCGGAGCGATCACCGGAGCGAGCCTGTTCGCCTGTGTGGCCCTGCTGGTGAGCGGGCCGCTGAGCATTCTGATGGGCGCATCCGGCATCGCAGGCGACACCGTGTTCGCGGCGTCCCGGTACACCTACCGGTTTGATCTGACCGCGTGGGGCTGGCTTCATCTCTTGCTCGGCGTCGCCCTCGTCGTCGCCGGCCTAGGGGTTGCGGCCGGCCAGTCCTGGGGTCGCGGGGCCGGCATCGCCGTGGCGGCGATCAGCCTCATCACCCAGTTCATGTTCATTCCGTACTACCCCGCTTGGTCCATCACCATCATGGCCCTCGATCTCCTCATCGTGTGGTCGCTGACCAGGTCCTCTCCCACGACCGGCACCGGCCGGTGA
- a CDS encoding TIGR03564 family F420-dependent LLM class oxidoreductase, which produces MTVGVTLDTTGNDLLIDDAVRQAREARASGLTSLWLGQTFGYDSPTLAALIGREVPDIQVGSSALPVFGRHPLLVAGQAQTAQAATGGRYNLGLALGTKMFTEGAFGLPFERPVARLREFLTALRQLLETGHADYEGELITARTPKPATVPGAEPTVPVLVAAMGPQALRVTGRLADGILPYLAGPRALEEHIVPELTRAAEEVGRPAPRVVAFVPGVVTQRPDALRAKVHEAFAFYDQIPSYARVIELSGHRHAADLAVFGDEKKLAETVRRYRDAGATDVVVSGSELDGDDARLRTWEVLGELA; this is translated from the coding sequence ATGACTGTGGGAGTGACACTCGACACGACAGGCAACGACCTCCTCATCGACGACGCGGTGCGCCAAGCGCGCGAAGCTCGCGCCAGTGGCCTGACATCCCTCTGGTTGGGGCAGACCTTCGGATACGACTCGCCGACGCTCGCCGCGCTCATCGGCCGCGAGGTTCCCGACATCCAGGTGGGCTCCTCCGCGCTGCCCGTCTTCGGCCGCCACCCGTTGCTGGTCGCGGGCCAGGCCCAGACCGCGCAGGCCGCCACCGGCGGGCGCTACAACCTGGGGCTCGCGCTCGGCACGAAAATGTTCACCGAGGGCGCCTTCGGCCTGCCCTTCGAGCGCCCCGTCGCGCGGCTGCGCGAATTCCTCACCGCGCTAAGGCAGTTGCTGGAGACCGGTCACGCCGACTACGAGGGCGAGCTGATCACCGCGCGGACCCCGAAGCCCGCCACCGTGCCCGGCGCCGAGCCGACCGTTCCGGTCCTCGTCGCCGCCATGGGTCCGCAGGCGCTGCGCGTCACCGGTCGCCTCGCCGACGGGATCCTGCCCTACCTCGCGGGCCCTCGGGCCCTGGAGGAGCACATCGTGCCCGAACTCACCCGCGCCGCCGAGGAAGTGGGCCGCCCCGCCCCGCGCGTCGTCGCCTTCGTCCCGGGCGTCGTCACCCAGCGCCCCGACGCCCTGCGCGCCAAGGTTCACGAGGCATTCGCCTTCTACGACCAGATTCCGTCCTACGCCCGTGTCATCGAGCTGTCCGGCCACCGCCACGCCGCCGACCTGGCCGTCTTCGGCGATGAGAAGAAGCTCGCCGAGACGGTGCGCCGCTACCGCGACGCGGGCGCCACGGACGTCGTCGTCTCCGGCTCCGAACTCGACGGTGACGACGCGCGGTTGCGCACCTGGGAGGTGCTGGGCGAACTGGCCTGA